The Paenibacillus beijingensis nucleotide sequence CGCTGATAAGGACGGCAACCCGGTCGACGGGATTCCGGAGCAGCTCTTCACCATAATGTTCTCCGAAGACGAAGGCAAGACGAAGCTTACCATCCGCATCGCTTACGGGTCTGCCGAGGACCTCAAGGCTACATTGGAAATGGGCATGGTTCAGGGCCTCACTATCACTTTGAACCAGCTTGCCGATTATTTGTCGGAAATCCAATAATGAAATTTGCTCTAATCCTAAAGTAAACATTCGTCTAAGGAGAATTCGATGAAAAGAGTCATTTCGAAAGACGGCACTGCAATCGCCTATGACCAAACAGGTCAGGGGCCGGCTCTTATCTTGGTGGGCGGCGCGATGAGCTACCGTTCGTTTCCCGGATTTGTTAAACTTGCCGGGCTGCTCGCGACGGACTACACCGTCATCAATTACGACCGGCGGGGTCGCGGCAACAGCGGAGACACTCATTCTTACGCCGTTGCTCGAGAGGTTGAAGATCTTCAAGCCGTCATCGACGGTGCTGGCGGAGGGTCAGCCTATGTGTGGGGGATGTCCTCCGGCGCAGCACTTGCGCTCGATGCGGCAGCAAGCGGTTTAAATATCACAAAGCTCGCCCTTTATGAACCGCCGTTCATGGTTGGCGACAATCCGCCTGCGCCTCCGGCGGATCATGAAGAGCAGCTCAGAAAGATGATCGCTGCAAACCGCCGAGATGACGCCGTCAAATTTTTCCTCCGCAATATGGGCGCTCCCGGCATCGCGATCGCAATTATGCGCGTCATGCCGTTCTGGGCAAGATTCAGAGCCGTAGCGCACACGCTGCCATATGACGCTGCTGTCATGGGAGACTACTCGCTGCCGGCCAAAAGGATCGCTTCCGTCAACGTGCCAACGCTTGTGATCGGCGGTGAAAAAAGTCAGGCGGTGCTGCGGCAAGCAGTACAAGAAGTCGCGAGCATCCTCCCGAACGGAGAATCTCTAATGCTGAAAGATCAAACCCACAACGTATCGATGAAGGTCCTTGCGCCGGCGTTAAAATCGTACTTTTCCCGCTAAATCCAATTCAAACGAAAGAGGAGATTCGATGAATCAGGAAGTTACCGACTTTATTAACAATGTAAATCAATCGTGGCAAGTCAATATCGGCAGCCAGCTTCGACAAATCGTGCACCAATCGATTCCCGATGTAGAGGAGCGGATCCAATACCGCAAACCTCATTTTTTGAAGAACGGCAAATATGCAGCTGTGATCTCGACAGCAAAGGATACCGTAAGCTTTACGATCTTTAACGCCGCAGAACTCGAATTGCCGGAAGGTTTGTTTGATGGCCCTCCCGAAAGAAAGACGATTAAATTCCGCAACGGTCAAACGGTTGATGACGAATTGTTAACAAAGCTATTAAAGCAGGCGTCCAGTTCCCTGTAAACCATTCATTGTTTTCTAGCTTATGCTTACGAAGTGTTTTTGCTTCGCAAAAACTTTGCTAGGAGGGTTTATTATGCAAGCTGTTACAACAAAGCCTGAGACGCAGATCTCACAAACGGCTGCTCGGCTTTCATGGGCGTCTGCCGTTTTGTTCCTGGTATTACTTGCCGCTCTGCACGTTATAAAACCGGAGTTTGATCCTTCGTGGCGTATGGTCAGCGAATATGCGATCGGGCGTAATGGCTGGGTCATGACGGTCGCTTTTCTTTCCTTATCGGTAAGCTGCGCCGCCTTATTCGTCGCAATCCGGTCGCAAATAAGGACTGCCGGCGGCTATGTCGGGCTGACTTTGCTGCTGATCAGTGCAGCCGCTATTGCCGCTGCAGCCTTCTTTACCATTGATCCGATAACGGCAAGCAAGGATTCCTTGACAACGCATGGCAATCTTCATGGGTTGGCGTCCATGATCGGCAACCCCGGCCTTACAATTGCAGCTATACTCATAAGCCGGAGTTTGACTCGCGCCCCATCCTGGTCCCCTGCACGGCGATCGATTCTATGGATGTCCAACCTGATCTGGATATGCCTGTTGTTGATGCTGTTGACTTTAGCCGTCATGCTGCCGGGAAGCGGAGGTAAATTCGGTCCGGACGTGTTAATCGGATGGCCCAATCGGCTTCTAATGGCAGCGTACGGCGCATGGTTGATATCGGCAGCATCGCGCGCATTAAAGCTGCACAGGCAAAGTGCCTAATGCTTTAAATATTCGATTGGAGTGGATTCGTTATGATCACAACGACTCTAAGTGCTCTGGCGGAGCCAATCCGCTTTCACATCGTCGAAATGTTGCGGGACGGTCCTCGTCCGGTCGGGGAAATCGCCGAACGGCTTCAGCTTCATCAACCGAAAGTTTCCAAACATCTTCGGGTGCTTAGCGATGCAGGCCTTGTCGATGTGCAGCCGGTTGCCCAGATGCGGATTTACAAGCTTCGGCCCCAGTCTTTTAATGAGCTGGACACTTGGCTGCAGTCCTTTCGCCTTATTTGGGACGAGAGGCTCAATCAACTGGATGACTATTTGCAGCAAATGCAAGAGAAAGAAAAGAATCAAATGGAGTAAATGACTGATAATAACCGGGGCTTAGTTCAGGCGAGAGCTGTTCGGCGAGGGCAGAAGGGCCGCCCAACCGGCGGCCCGGATGATTGTTTAATTTTCTGGGCGCTTTTTCTGTGTTCGCGATCCCCACGGTTTGAAGACCGAAATGACGAACATCGCCGCAATCGAAAGGATCTGCAGAATAATTCCGGTCCACAGCTGACCGCTGTTCACATGGAATGACGGATTTTGAAGAGCGCCCAACCCTTCCGCCGATGTCATCGTAACCGCTTTGAGCGTCCAGAAATACATGCCGACCGGTCCTAATACGATGGCGAGGATCGTCAGCCCTTCCTTGACGATAATCCAATAAAACCTAAATAGCCCCCACTGTGTCAGCACAGACAGTAATATGCCGGTAACCAAAGCGCCGATTGTCGAAGCCCGAACAGACGTCTCGGCAAGCAGATGCATACTGGCATAACATGCTTTTAACACGCCTTCATCGTTCGTATTTGCCGCCGTGATGCTTAGTATCAGAAAGACGATCGCCACTCCGAACATAATTGCCACGAACAACAAATGGAGCGTGAGCAGCCACCTTCTCCCGTTTACAGCCAGCTTTACCAATCCCATCACCTCCTCGCAGGATTTACCTCAGCCTTCTGAATATCATCATAACGGTCATGTCTAAAACGCCTCTTAATCAATTCTAAAAAAAGTATAAAGTTCCCGAAGTACTCTCCATAACAAAAAACACAGCCTCATCGGCTGCTGCACTCATTTTTGGATACGAGCAATTTTTCCAGCTTAATCTTGACAGGATCAACAGCCAATTTCCGGAACTGACGCTCCTCAAAAACAGAAAAACACGCCGTATAGTGGCGTGTTCTATTGATGCGTTTGAATGAGCAATGCTTTACTGCACTCTTCTTCGATACAAATCGATCGACTTATATCCCTCGGCTAAAATCGCCTTCATCTCGGCTAATCGTTTCTCTTGTGTTTCGCTTCTTTTGGCGCTGTAAACGTAACGGGCCCAATCTTTCTGGTAACCGGGCGTTAGTTTAGCATAGATTTTAAATATGTCCGGATCATCGTTCAAATAATTGCTGATGCTAGCAACATGCTCGATATAATCGTCAACACATTGACTGCTCTTGGTGCTGGCCGCTTGCTTCCCTTTTTTCGCCTGCGATTTCAGACCGACAACTGTGAACACCTCATCCAGACTGACCATCCTTGAAAATTTCAAGCTGCTGTTCATCACGTACCCCTCCTCGTCTGCAGGGATATGTTGAATGAAGCTGTCGCGGTCAATGTATTCGTTGTATTTCGGGTTATTTTTTTTGGGATAAGCAAAGTACAAGTAGCCGTTGTCAACGATTGCTTGTTTAACAATTACGTGCTGCAAATAGTGACTAAGCTGCTCGAGAGTAAAGATAAAAATAAAAATGAAATCATATTTTCCGTTAGTAAAGACCGTGTCAAATTCCAGCTCATTGAAATCGTCGATATCATCCGGCTTATTCAGGATCAGCTTCGCAGGGTATTTATTTATATTTAATTTTGTGATCACGCTATTCTTCGAATTCACGCTCGAGCCCCCACACTCTCTTATTGTGATTGTTATCGCAAACCATATTATAGCCGGATTTGTTTTGAAAATACAGGATACAGCAAAGCCCGGAAGCGAACGAATCGCTCCCGGGCCCGGACTGACAGTCCCTATCTTATACGCCGAGGCTGACTTGGTAGCCTGGCTGGTTCTTCGGATGGTTTTCGTTGAGGAACACGGAACGGTCGTTCTTCAGCACGATCACTTCAAAGAACGGCGTGAAGCGTTCTTCCGAAATGTTGAACGCCGACAGGAACTTCGCAAACAGCTCCTGCTCTTGACGCTCCGGCTCGCCGTCGGCAAGCGAGGAGTCGACAAGGTTGACGAGGATACACATTTTTTGCGCATCGGTCAAGACCGGAGCTGCTTCCTTCAGGAAGGCGTCGATGGAATTCGTACGGATATACTTCAGAGCGCGGTCCAGCAGAGCCCGGTTATTCGCGCCGACGCCGATTACGCCGCCCTTGGATTCTCCGCCGAGCACCGCCAGCAACTGGCCTATTTCCTCGTTGTCCATTTCGCCGTCGGACTGCATCATATAGAGAAGTGACGTCGCGAATGCGAAGTGCGGTGTCATGCCTTCCGTTGCTTTATCGCCTTTGAACATATCAAACAATCCCATGTTTGAAACCTCCTGAATAGATATGTAGTCCAGGTGTGTTGCCCGGTACATCTACATACGGACAACCTTCAAGTTGGTTTCAATCGGCTTTGGAAGATTATCGATATGCGGCGGATCCCATGTCTTACTCCGGCATCTTACTCATATCCATATACAAAACATTCCACCGGTGACCATCCAAATCCGTAAAACCTGCGCCGTACATCCAGCCCTGACCGGACGGCTCGCTATAAGCTGTGCCGCCTGCTTCTACCGCTTTCCGCACCATTTCATCGACTTCTTCTCTGCTCTCCGCATCAATGGAAAGCAATACTTCGGTTGCTTGCTTTGTATCTGCAATTTCATTTCTCGTAAATTTTTTGAACGTGGATTCCGGAAACAGCATGACCATAATATTTTTCTCCCCGATCACGAGCCCTGCGGCTTCATCGCTGTTGCTATGCCTCGGATGAAAAGAAAAGCCGAGCTTGGCGAAAAACTCCTTTGACTTCATCAGATCCTTCACAGGAAGATTAATCCAAAGCTCTTTTGTCATCGTTATCGCTCCTTTTTGGGATTTGAACCAACATTTTGCACGTATTGTTTCACCCCCTTGTCCTACATTTTACCACAAAACAAAACATATGTTCTTACAAAAAAAAGTGCCAACGATACGGCTGCGCGTCTGAGTGCAACCTCTGAACGACAAGGGAACTCACAAAGAGGCCCGCAACTTTTGACGTGCGGACCTCTTCCTGATACAGGCGTTTATATTGATACAACTTTAAATAAACTCACAGCATTCACCACGTTGAGGGACTTCCCAACTTAAGCATAATGGCAAGCGGCAAAATGGCCCTTGCCCACCTCCAGCAGCTTTGGCTCCTCCGCCCTGCACTTCTCCGTTGCAACCGGGCAGCGGGTATGGAACTGACATCCCTGCGGCGGATTGATCGGACTCGGCAAATCACCTTTCAGCACAATCCGCTCGCGGGTTGCTTCCACCTCCGGATCCGGAATCGGGATTGCGGACAGCAGTGCTTTTGTGTAAGGATGCCGCGGGTTATCGTACAGCTCGCCGCTTTCCGCCAGTTCAACGATCTTGCCCAGATACATGACCGCAACCCGGTCGCTGATGTGCTTCACCATGGACAAGTCATGTGCAATGAACAGATAAGTCAGGCCCATCCGCCGCTGCAGATCTTGCATCAAATTGACGACCTGAGCCTGAATGGAAACGTCCAACGCGGAGATTGGCTCATCGGCGATAATGAATTTTGGATCGACTGCAAGCGCGCGGGCAATGCCGATCCGCTGCCGCTGGCCGCCGGAGAATTCATGCGGATAACGAGTTGCGTGCTCGGGGTTCAGTCCGACCAGATCCAGCAAGCCTTCAACTTTGCGCTTGCGCTCGGTACGGCTGCCTGCCAGGTTATGAATATCAATCGCTTCACCGATAATATCGGTGACCGTCATGCGGGGATTGAGCGAAGCGTAAGGATCCTGAAAGATCATCTGCATATTGCGGCGCAGCGCCTTCATTTCCGCACCGCGCAGTTTATAGACATCCTTGCCTTGGAACGTCATTCCGCCACCGGTCGGTTCATACAGGCGCATCATCGTGCGTCCGGCCGTCGATTTCCCGCAGCCGGATTCGCCTACGACACCTACAGTCTCTCCGGATGCGATCGTAAAGTTGATATCATTGACGGCTTTCAGCACTTTCCCGCCGCCAAGGCTGAAAAACTTGCGCAAATCCTTTACTTCGATTAACGGAGCACTCACACGGACACCTCCCGACCCGCATATGGATGCAGCGTCCAGCAAGCTGCAGCATGGGAATCACTTCCCTCTATCCCATGCAGCGCAGGATCGTTATCGACGCATATTCTCATTGCTTCGTCGCAGCGGGCGCAGAAGCCGCAGCCTGCAGGCGGCTTTATTAGATCCGGCGGTGTGCCGTGGATTGGAATCAGCGGTTCGTCTTTCTTCTGGTCCAAACGCGGCAAGGAACGAAGCAAACCGCGGGTATAAGGATGCTGCGGGTTCCGGAATATTTCCCACTTGGTTCCCGCCTCTACAATCTTCCCCGCGTACATCACGATAACGCGATCGCAAACGTCCGCGACAACACCGAGATCATGCGTAATCAGAATAATGGAGGTGCCCATTTTCTGCTGCAGCTCCTTCATCACGCGCATAATTTGCGCCTGAATCGTCACGTCGAGCGCCGTCGTCGGTTCATCTGCTATAAGCAGGGAAGGATTGCACGCCAGGGCAATCGCAATCATCACCCTTTGGCGCATGCCTCCGGAGAACTGATGCGGATATTGTTTGATGCGCGCTTCCGGATTGGGAATGCCCACAAGAGAAAGCATCTCAATCGCTCGGGCTTTCGCCTCTGCAGAACGTACCTGCTGATGTTTGGTCAAGCCCTCCATAATCTGGTCGCCTACCGTCATAGTAGGGTTAAGCGAAGTCATCGGATCTTGAAAGATCATGCCGATTTTGTTGCCGCGCACCTCATGCATCTCTTTCTCCGTCAGCGTCAGCAAGTCCTGACCTTCAAACAAAACGGAACCATTTTTGATTCTGCTGGGAGGAGACGGATTTAAACGCATGATGGATTGCGCCGTTACACTCTTTCCCGATCCGGATTCGCCGACAATCGCAACAGCTTCCCCCTTCTTTATTTCGAAGCTGATGTTGCGGATCGCTTGTACTTCGCCGCTGTACACATCGAAGGATACGCTCAAATTTTTAACTTCCAATAACGGCTTCATCTTTCGTAACGACCTCCTCTGTGCTAAACTGGCTGTCATTTTCTTAATTTCGGATCGAACGCATCCCGCAGACCGTCCCCGAATACATTAAACGCAAAGATCGTCAGGCTTAAAAAGAAAGCCGGGAACAGAAGCCGCCATGGATAAATGAGCA carries:
- a CDS encoding alpha/beta fold hydrolase, with amino-acid sequence MKRVISKDGTAIAYDQTGQGPALILVGGAMSYRSFPGFVKLAGLLATDYTVINYDRRGRGNSGDTHSYAVAREVEDLQAVIDGAGGGSAYVWGMSSGAALALDAAASGLNITKLALYEPPFMVGDNPPAPPADHEEQLRKMIAANRRDDAVKFFLRNMGAPGIAIAIMRVMPFWARFRAVAHTLPYDAAVMGDYSLPAKRIASVNVPTLVIGGEKSQAVLRQAVQEVASILPNGESLMLKDQTHNVSMKVLAPALKSYFSR
- a CDS encoding DUF1801 domain-containing protein — encoded protein: MNQEVTDFINNVNQSWQVNIGSQLRQIVHQSIPDVEERIQYRKPHFLKNGKYAAVISTAKDTVSFTIFNAAELELPEGLFDGPPERKTIKFRNGQTVDDELLTKLLKQASSSL
- a CDS encoding DUF998 domain-containing protein; translation: MQAVTTKPETQISQTAARLSWASAVLFLVLLAALHVIKPEFDPSWRMVSEYAIGRNGWVMTVAFLSLSVSCAALFVAIRSQIRTAGGYVGLTLLLISAAAIAAAAFFTIDPITASKDSLTTHGNLHGLASMIGNPGLTIAAILISRSLTRAPSWSPARRSILWMSNLIWICLLLMLLTLAVMLPGSGGKFGPDVLIGWPNRLLMAAYGAWLISAASRALKLHRQSA
- a CDS encoding ArsR/SmtB family transcription factor; translation: MITTTLSALAEPIRFHIVEMLRDGPRPVGEIAERLQLHQPKVSKHLRVLSDAGLVDVQPVAQMRIYKLRPQSFNELDTWLQSFRLIWDERLNQLDDYLQQMQEKEKNQME
- a CDS encoding YdeI/OmpD-associated family protein: MNSKNSVITKLNINKYPAKLILNKPDDIDDFNELEFDTVFTNGKYDFIFIFIFTLEQLSHYLQHVIVKQAIVDNGYLYFAYPKKNNPKYNEYIDRDSFIQHIPADEEGYVMNSSLKFSRMVSLDEVFTVVGLKSQAKKGKQAASTKSSQCVDDYIEHVASISNYLNDDPDIFKIYAKLTPGYQKDWARYVYSAKRSETQEKRLAEMKAILAEGYKSIDLYRRRVQ
- a CDS encoding TerB family tellurite resistance protein, producing MGLFDMFKGDKATEGMTPHFAFATSLLYMMQSDGEMDNEEIGQLLAVLGGESKGGVIGVGANNRALLDRALKYIRTNSIDAFLKEAAPVLTDAQKMCILVNLVDSSLADGEPERQEQELFAKFLSAFNISEERFTPFFEVIVLKNDRSVFLNENHPKNQPGYQVSLGV
- a CDS encoding VOC family protein, whose translation is MTKELWINLPVKDLMKSKEFFAKLGFSFHPRHSNSDEAAGLVIGEKNIMVMLFPESTFKKFTRNEIADTKQATEVLLSIDAESREEVDEMVRKAVEAGGTAYSEPSGQGWMYGAGFTDLDGHRWNVLYMDMSKMPE
- a CDS encoding ABC transporter ATP-binding protein, producing MSAPLIEVKDLRKFFSLGGGKVLKAVNDINFTIASGETVGVVGESGCGKSTAGRTMMRLYEPTGGGMTFQGKDVYKLRGAEMKALRRNMQMIFQDPYASLNPRMTVTDIIGEAIDIHNLAGSRTERKRKVEGLLDLVGLNPEHATRYPHEFSGGQRQRIGIARALAVDPKFIIADEPISALDVSIQAQVVNLMQDLQRRMGLTYLFIAHDLSMVKHISDRVAVMYLGKIVELAESGELYDNPRHPYTKALLSAIPIPDPEVEATRERIVLKGDLPSPINPPQGCQFHTRCPVATEKCRAEEPKLLEVGKGHFAACHYA
- a CDS encoding ABC transporter ATP-binding protein, producing MKPLLEVKNLSVSFDVYSGEVQAIRNISFEIKKGEAVAIVGESGSGKSVTAQSIMRLNPSPPSRIKNGSVLFEGQDLLTLTEKEMHEVRGNKIGMIFQDPMTSLNPTMTVGDQIMEGLTKHQQVRSAEAKARAIEMLSLVGIPNPEARIKQYPHQFSGGMRQRVMIAIALACNPSLLIADEPTTALDVTIQAQIMRVMKELQQKMGTSIILITHDLGVVADVCDRVIVMYAGKIVEAGTKWEIFRNPQHPYTRGLLRSLPRLDQKKDEPLIPIHGTPPDLIKPPAGCGFCARCDEAMRICVDNDPALHGIEGSDSHAAACWTLHPYAGREVSV